In the genome of Massilia sp. PAMC28688, one region contains:
- a CDS encoding ATP-binding protein, with product MKAFFSSMTGRVFLTLLLGTVISAILTQLLVEDQHYQIFRDYRDNQALERSEQLIYSAEIVPASARAAYLLSANRPGIRLEEAPDQAAIAATPSDFTRKLAARIGREYKLQTLAIRPAACSVPRIQHSMFGPSLRVWPGVCESINVRMRDGELLRLQILPPAGSVLAELSDYRMILAMFLICITVLAYVVARMTTRPLKQLAQAAKDLGNDINHPPLRLAGASEIRQASAAFNAMQARIRQHIFQRTQMLAAITHDLQTPLTRMRLRLEKVSDDELQQRLIGDLSAMQQMVREGLDLARSMDSTETMQALDLDSLLGSVCCDATDAGQQVEVRGSAKRALMGRPLALRRCLVNLIDNAVKYGQQAVISVESSGGATRIRIRDNGPGIDPSELGRVFEPFYRIETSRSRESGGTGLGLTIARNIAEQHGGTLSLANHPAGGLEVTLVLPEYYAGK from the coding sequence GTGAAGGCTTTTTTCAGTTCCATGACGGGGCGGGTTTTTCTCACGCTCCTGCTCGGCACCGTCATTTCCGCCATCCTCACCCAGCTGCTGGTGGAAGACCAGCATTACCAGATTTTCCGCGATTACCGCGACAACCAGGCGCTCGAGCGCTCCGAACAGCTGATCTACTCGGCCGAGATCGTGCCGGCCTCGGCCCGCGCGGCCTACCTGCTCTCGGCCAACCGTCCCGGTATCCGGCTCGAGGAAGCGCCGGACCAGGCTGCGATTGCGGCGACGCCGTCCGACTTTACACGCAAGCTCGCCGCCCGCATCGGCCGTGAATACAAGCTGCAGACGCTGGCGATCCGGCCAGCGGCCTGTTCCGTCCCGCGCATCCAGCACAGCATGTTCGGCCCCAGCCTGCGCGTGTGGCCGGGCGTGTGCGAAAGCATCAACGTGCGCATGCGCGACGGCGAACTGCTGCGCCTGCAGATCCTGCCACCGGCCGGCTCGGTGCTGGCCGAACTGTCCGACTATCGCATGATCCTGGCCATGTTCCTCATCTGTATCACGGTACTGGCCTATGTGGTGGCGCGCATGACGACCCGTCCGCTCAAGCAGCTGGCCCAGGCGGCCAAGGACCTGGGCAACGACATCAACCACCCACCGCTGCGGCTGGCCGGCGCCAGCGAGATCCGCCAGGCCAGCGCCGCCTTCAACGCCATGCAGGCGCGGATTCGCCAGCATATTTTCCAGCGCACCCAGATGCTGGCCGCCATCACGCACGATCTGCAGACCCCGCTCACGCGCATGCGCCTGCGGCTGGAAAAGGTCAGCGACGATGAATTGCAGCAGCGCCTGATCGGCGACCTGTCGGCCATGCAGCAGATGGTGCGCGAAGGGCTGGACCTGGCGCGCAGCATGGACAGTACCGAAACTATGCAGGCGCTCGACCTGGACTCGCTGCTGGGCAGCGTGTGCTGCGACGCCACCGACGCCGGCCAGCAGGTGGAAGTGCGCGGCAGCGCCAAACGCGCGCTGATGGGGCGCCCGCTGGCCTTGCGCCGCTGCCTGGTCAACCTGATCGACAATGCCGTCAAGTATGGGCAGCAAGCCGTCATTTCGGTCGAGAGCAGCGGCGGCGCCACCCGCATCCGGATCCGCGACAACGGTCCCGGCATCGATCCGTCCGAACTGGGGCGCGTATTCGAGCCGTTCTACCGCATCGAGACCTCGCGCTCGCGCGAGTCCGGCGGCACTGGACTGGGCTTGACCATCGCCCGTAATATCGCTGAACAGCATGGCGGCACCCTGTCGCTGGCCAACCATCCCGCGGGCGGGCTGGAAGTCACGCTCGTGCTGCCCGAGTACTACGCGGGCAAGTAG
- a CDS encoding efflux RND transporter periplasmic adaptor subunit — translation MKNKKIVILIVLALAAAAAFWYWPGAKTAAPQAAKGGREGQPPTVVNVVSPARRDVPVVLSASGTVAPVQSVALHPQTTSTIRKVHIKEGQYVKAGQLMFSLDDRSQEANVDKARAQIARERAALADLERQYQRSEELFEQKFIARSALDTLRSQVEAARAALGAGSAALAAERVAASYGTIRAPMAGRVGAIDVHPGSLVQPATLLTTVTQLDPVNVAFTLPESALADLLAAQRQGQVPVQASVGETAQPVLGKLSFIDNTVDPQAGTIRVKALFDNGEERLWPGQYATVRVTLRTLRDAVVIPQSAIITNTRGTSVYVVADGAALSKPVSRVHVAGTDAVVTGLNGNEQVITEGKQNLRPGGKVRLAQAPAPSRETP, via the coding sequence ATGAAAAACAAGAAAATCGTCATCCTCATCGTCCTGGCGCTGGCCGCCGCCGCTGCATTCTGGTACTGGCCGGGCGCAAAAACGGCGGCCCCGCAGGCGGCAAAAGGCGGCAGGGAAGGTCAGCCGCCGACCGTGGTCAACGTGGTGTCGCCGGCGCGGCGCGACGTGCCGGTGGTGCTGTCAGCCAGTGGTACCGTGGCGCCGGTGCAAAGCGTGGCGCTGCATCCGCAAACCACCAGCACCATCCGCAAGGTCCACATCAAGGAAGGCCAGTATGTGAAAGCGGGGCAGCTCATGTTTTCGCTGGACGACCGCAGCCAGGAAGCCAATGTGGACAAGGCCCGGGCCCAGATTGCGCGCGAGCGGGCGGCCCTGGCCGACCTGGAGCGCCAGTACCAGCGCAGCGAAGAACTGTTCGAGCAAAAATTCATTGCCAGGAGTGCGCTCGACACCCTGCGCAGCCAGGTCGAGGCAGCCCGTGCGGCCCTGGGGGCCGGCAGCGCCGCCCTGGCGGCCGAGCGCGTGGCCGCCAGCTACGGCACCATCCGCGCGCCCATGGCCGGGCGGGTGGGCGCCATCGATGTCCATCCCGGCAGCCTGGTGCAGCCTGCCACGCTGCTGACCACCGTCACCCAGCTCGACCCGGTCAATGTGGCGTTTACGCTGCCCGAGTCGGCACTGGCCGACCTGCTGGCGGCGCAGCGCCAGGGCCAGGTACCGGTGCAGGCCAGCGTGGGCGAGACCGCCCAGCCGGTGCTGGGCAAGCTCAGTTTCATCGACAATACCGTCGACCCGCAGGCCGGCACCATCCGCGTCAAGGCGCTGTTCGACAATGGCGAGGAACGCCTGTGGCCGGGGCAGTACGCCACCGTGCGCGTCACGCTGCGCACGCTCAGGGATGCGGTCGTGATTCCGCAGTCGGCCATCATCACCAATACCCGCGGTACCTCGGTGTACGTGGTGGCCGACGGCGCCGCGCTGTCCAAGCCTGTCAGCCGCGTACACGTGGCCGGCACCGATGCCGTGGTCACTGGCCTGAACGGCAATGAGCAGGTGATCACCGAGGGCAAGCAAAACCTGCGGCCGGGCGGCAAGGTACGCCTGGCCCAGGCACCCGCACCGTCCAGGGAAACGCCATGA